A genome region from Danio aesculapii chromosome 2, fDanAes4.1, whole genome shotgun sequence includes the following:
- the samd7 gene encoding sterile alpha motif domain-containing protein 7, which produces MTPREQLRKITALGEQGALDEKHWYRLVNGMSAGELRQRQELMMRNQMAMAPQILAQGQQRLQGVPAQFDPRFMERELVPPTDMVSADARQIHMGAHLGQQLPPNSNVIPGRGYPGTGYNFLPTESMETVARRQELIHKQNIARMEMNAILHQKELENAHQKGLISIENPMMYQGIQPNPMAFRGRQRLPDGHDVFVHRTALEDLHANSLLMSSPYPPISTLQRERGRRTGRRTTNHKSSDSNITLPKGQSEEKNIEQSPGAASGEEKEAEGKGSDATSSKPHQTKAETELSSGGSRKGFKEGEPGIRKACISGQEGCAEVSNCNASTSDKDMSNPCSAFQDKFLYPSASGPLTGMPYMLPVPGNGLLPLGPPNMFLNGEEMSSSEDIRKWTVDDVYSFISEIPSCAEYAQTFKDHMIDGETLPLLTEDHLLDTLGLKLGPALKIRSQLSRRLGNMFYNMMNLPLPVSGLQPPPEKSVDRSSDISSPLNCNSVEMLSSPRDTDALKAAEPVSEADNPSPSQMSETT; this is translated from the exons ATGACCCCACGTGAGCAGCTCAGGAAGATCACAGCACTGGGCGAGCAGGGTGCCCTTGATGAGAAGCACTGGTACAGACTGGTCAATGGCATGTCTGCTGGAG AGTTGCGGCAGAGGCAGGAGCTCATGATGAGGAACCAGATGGCCATGGCTCCACAGATCCTGGCTCAGGGGCAACAGAGACTGCAGGGTGTGCCCGCACAGTTCGATCCCCGCTTCATGGAAAG GGAACTGGTGCCGCCCACTGACATGGTATCAGCTGATGCTAGACAGATCCACATGGGCGCCCACCTCGGCCAACAACTGCCCCCAAACTCCAATGTTATTCCAGGCAGAGGATATCCCGGTACAG GTTACAACTTCCTTCCAACTGAAAGCATGGAGACAGTTGCCAGGCGACAGGAGTTAATTCACAAGCAGAACATAGCCAG gatGGAGATGAATGCTATCCTGCACCAAAAAGAATTGGAaaacgcccaccaaaagggtctTATTAGTATTGAGAATCCCATGATGTACCAGGGCATCCAACCCAATCCAATGGCCTTCAGGGGCCGTCAGAGACTCCCAGACGGTCACGATGTGTTCGTCCACCGCACTGCTCTCGAAGACCTGCACGCCAACAGTCTCCTCATGTCAAGTCCTTACCCACCCATCAGCACACTGCAAAGGGAGCGAGGGCGCAGGACAGGCCGGAGGACCACCAATCACAAGAGCTCAGACAGCAACATCACTCTCCCCAAGGGCCAATCAGAAGAGAAGAACATCGAGCAGAGTCCAGGAGCAGCTTCGGGAGAGGAAAaagaagctgaaggaaaaggaagTGACGCCACCAGCAGCAAACCACACCAAACCAAAGCCGAAACAGAGCTGTCTTCTGGTGGCAGTAGGAAAGGTTTTAAGGAAGGAGAGCCTGGGATTCGCAAGGCGTGCATTAGTGGACAGGAGGGATGCGCAGAAGTCAGCAACTGCAATGCAAGCACCAGTGATAAAGACATGTCCAACCCGTGCTCAGCTTTTCAAGACAAGTTTCTTTACCCGTCTGCCTCTGGTCCACTCACAGGAATGCCCTACATGCTCCCTGTGCCAGGAAACGGACTTCTGCCGCTTG GACCTCCTAATATGTTTCTCAATGGAGAAGAGATGTCTTCATCAGAAGATATTCGCAAGTGGACAGTTGATGACGTCTACAGCTTTATCAGTGAAATACCAAGCTGTGCTGAATATGCACAG ACTTTTAAAGATCACATGATTGATGGAGAGACGTTGCCTCTTCTTACAGAGGATCATCTTCTAGATACACTTGGGCTAAAGCTCGGACCTGCGCTCAAGATACGCTCACAG CTGTCCCGGCGGCTGGGTAACATGTTTTACAACATGATGAATTTGCCGCTGCCCGTCTCTGGCCTTCAGCCTCCACCAGAGAAGAGTGTGGACCGATCGTCAGACATCAGCTCTCCGCTCAACTGCAACAGTGTGGAGATGCTCAGCAGCCCCAGAGACACTGACGCTCTTAAAGCTGCAGAGCCTGTGAGTGAGGCTGACAATCCCTCGCCGAGCCAGATGAGCGAGACCACCTAA